The Microbacterium sp. zg-Y1090 sequence AGGCATCCCCCTGCCGTCATCCGACTCGCCGCGCCGGTGCGAGAACCTATGAGCCGCCTCGCGATCGTCGCCCACTGGGATCCCCGCGGCGCCGCAGCGCCGCATTTCCTGCAACTGCTGGATCAGCTGTCATCGACCTTCGACGACGTCGTCGTCGCCAGCACGAGCGTGCTCACCGACGATGCCTCCCAGGCCATACGCCAACGCGCGTCCCTCGTCACACGCCCGAACATCGGGCAGGATTTCGGCTCATGGCACCAGGTGCTCGCTGACAACGGGTTCGCCCAGGATTACGACGAGCTGCTGCTCACGAACGACACCTACGTCGGCCTGCTCCGCCCCCTCGACGCCATGATCGAGGAGATGTCGACGAAGCCGGCGGATGTGTGGGGGATCACGGGGTCCGCCCGGCACGGACGGCACATCCAGAGCTACTTCCTGTACTTCACCCGACCCGCCCTGCATTCGCAGGCGTTCGAGCGGTTCTGGCGCGGGTGGCGCCCCGCCCCGACGCGCATGGCGACGATCATGGCGCACGAGATCGGACTCAGCAGGGCGTTCCGCGAGGCCGGATTCGCTCTGGGAACGTACTTCACCCCGACCGACGGCGAGCGGATGCGGGCGATCCGGAGAGGCACGCGCATGCTCCGCCTTCGGCACGTGCGCTGGCCGGCGGTGTTCCCCACCGCATCCGATGCTCATTTCGACCCCCGCCGGAAGAACGACCTGACGCAGGCGGACGCGCTCAACGCGGCCATCGTGTATGCCGACTCCGTTTTCGCGTCCGAGCGGATGCCGCTGGTGAAGTTCGACACCCTGCGCTACGACTCGCACTGG is a genomic window containing:
- a CDS encoding rhamnan synthesis F family protein, whose amino-acid sequence is MSRLAIVAHWDPRGAAAPHFLQLLDQLSSTFDDVVVASTSVLTDDASQAIRQRASLVTRPNIGQDFGSWHQVLADNGFAQDYDELLLTNDTYVGLLRPLDAMIEEMSTKPADVWGITGSARHGRHIQSYFLYFTRPALHSQAFERFWRGWRPAPTRMATIMAHEIGLSRAFREAGFALGTYFTPTDGERMRAIRRGTRMLRLRHVRWPAVFPTASDAHFDPRRKNDLTQADALNAAIVYADSVFASERMPLVKFDTLRYDSHWLDTEKLLSLCEDAYPGAFAGVREYLRETDPLYPDRPTDNRPPARLSRWTAHRVGYSARPV